The following are encoded in a window of Acidobacteriota bacterium genomic DNA:
- a CDS encoding NADH-quinone oxidoreductase subunit I: MGVVEIKRKKMTFSEKLFIPEVIKGMFVTIGHLLRNLVNLKKLPTISYPEIKRVYSERFRGRHILTSREDGTTRCVACYMCSTACPAECITIEAGEDERTREKFPTRYDIDLLRCVFCGYCVDACPEDAIYMTRDYEMSIDTRSRAVVGLRDLVVPPNFPTGPMGWRPYYGEIRKEGAAGGTGIGQPLRPAPFDDEDQPPNPEVYRGGQQS, encoded by the coding sequence ATGGGTGTCGTAGAGATCAAGCGCAAGAAAATGACCTTCTCCGAGAAACTCTTCATCCCGGAAGTCATCAAGGGGATGTTCGTCACCATCGGACATCTGCTGCGCAACCTCGTCAATCTGAAGAAACTGCCGACCATCTCCTATCCGGAGATCAAACGGGTCTATTCGGAGCGGTTTCGCGGGCGACATATCCTGACGAGCCGCGAAGACGGGACGACGCGATGCGTGGCATGCTACATGTGCTCGACGGCATGTCCCGCCGAGTGCATCACGATCGAAGCGGGTGAGGACGAGCGGACGCGAGAGAAATTTCCGACGCGCTACGACATCGATCTGCTCCGCTGCGTCTTCTGCGGTTACTGTGTCGACGCCTGCCCCGAGGATGCGATTTACATGACTCGTGACTACGAAATGTCGATCGATACCCGGTCTCGTGCCGTGGTCGGCCTGCGCGATCTCGTGGTTCCGCCCAACTTCCCAACCGGGCCGATGGGCTGGCGGCCATACTACGGCGAGATCAGAAAAGAAGGCGCGGCGGGTGGGACCGGTATCGGACAACCTTTGCGACCGGCACCGTTCGACGACGAGGACCAGCCGCCGAATCCGGAAGTCTACCGGGGGGGACAGCAGTCCTGA
- the pal gene encoding peptidoglycan-associated lipoprotein Pal — translation MKKNHLEISLAILAVILLSSIGCKSRTVDEPPPVIETPEVYEEPVEPDTVVIVEEEPDFVPEQEVEVEQLDRLSLAELNSRAAERGWIRDAYFAFDAYTLTTESQDNLALSAAWLKSHPEYRLRIEGHADERGTQQYNLALGERRAQSAKEYLMALGIPASRMRTISYGEERPFDTGSNESAWARNRRAHLVLER, via the coding sequence ATGAAGAAGAATCATCTCGAAATTTCCCTCGCAATCCTTGCGGTCATTCTCCTCTCCTCGATCGGATGCAAGAGCAGGACTGTGGACGAGCCACCGCCGGTAATCGAGACACCCGAGGTCTACGAAGAGCCGGTGGAACCCGACACCGTCGTCATCGTCGAAGAGGAGCCTGACTTCGTTCCGGAACAGGAAGTCGAGGTCGAGCAGCTCGACCGACTGAGCCTCGCAGAGCTCAACAGCCGCGCCGCCGAACGGGGATGGATTCGCGACGCCTACTTCGCCTTCGACGCCTATACCCTGACCACCGAATCTCAGGACAATCTCGCATTGTCGGCTGCATGGCTGAAAAGCCATCCCGAGTACCGTCTGCGGATCGAGGGCCACGCAGACGAGCGGGGCACCCAGCAGTACAATCTGGCTCTCGGTGAACGGCGAGCGCAGAGCGCGAAGGAGTACCTCATGGCGCTCGGCATTCCCGCATCGCGAATGCGTACGATCAGTTACGGCGAAGAGCGGCCGTTCGATACGGGAAGCAATGAGAGCGCATGGGCACGAAATCGCCGGGCGCACCTCGTTCTCGAGAGATGA
- a CDS encoding TonB family protein produces the protein MNDAVSAILEERAGRGPHFSAWVVLSLLLHVLVAAPMIATATRPPSKQVQPVRVRLTSPAVTRPAPSAPAPVATPPVEQPKEVAEPEAPKPETKQLDRALFGRSPEKPAEEPAPAETRAAPSRTPASPPAPAERAAPSIEVGEGASVSSSFDGTFPYPLYVERMLSLIADRWFRPEGSPNRAVTVHFVIDRNGRAHEVEVTTSSGNSGFDRAARRAIVDAQPFPPLPFDYVGTDLGVYLEFK, from the coding sequence ATGAACGACGCGGTCTCCGCGATTCTCGAAGAACGAGCCGGGCGCGGCCCTCACTTCAGCGCCTGGGTCGTTCTTTCGCTTCTTCTTCACGTTCTCGTAGCGGCGCCCATGATCGCCACCGCAACGCGACCCCCCTCGAAACAGGTTCAGCCGGTGAGGGTACGGCTCACCAGCCCCGCGGTCACACGCCCCGCCCCGTCGGCTCCTGCGCCCGTCGCAACGCCTCCGGTAGAGCAACCGAAAGAAGTTGCCGAGCCCGAGGCCCCGAAACCCGAAACCAAACAGCTCGATCGTGCGTTGTTCGGCAGATCTCCCGAAAAACCGGCGGAGGAGCCGGCTCCTGCGGAGACCCGCGCCGCACCCTCCCGGACCCCCGCGTCGCCGCCGGCTCCGGCTGAGCGGGCCGCTCCGAGTATCGAGGTCGGCGAAGGCGCATCCGTCAGCTCATCCTTCGACGGAACCTTCCCCTACCCTCTCTACGTCGAGAGGATGCTCAGTCTGATCGCGGATCGATGGTTCAGACCGGAGGGGTCGCCCAATCGGGCAGTGACCGTGCATTTCGTCATTGATCGAAACGGACGAGCGCACGAGGTCGAGGTGACGACATCGAGCGGCAATTCCGGATTCGATCGGGCGGCAAGACGCGCGATCGTCGATGCTCAGCCGTTCCCCCCTCTGCCATTCGATTATGTCGGGACCGACCTGGGTGTCTATCTCGAATTCAAATGA
- the tolB gene encoding Tol-Pal system beta propeller repeat protein TolB, with protein MRILRLALCGVLLMAWTGGAEAQRTEITTELEADRASRTVRLAIPFPSLGAGVSPDELHEDFFTPLTADLAFSRIITIVPLPPGRERGYEVAREAGAQALLQLDVIRTGGTFAVEARLLDTANGTTLLGKRYRGEPTAFRLMAHTLANDVVTYFKGRPGIFLSRIAFVSDRTGSNEVWIMDYDGSNQRQITTERALTLTPDWSPDGERLVYTSFKRGYSDLYIALRQGGGRVRIRTGVNLNTSPAFSPDGTKIAFVGAVEGNADIYVINDDGSELRRLTTGSSIESTPAWSPTGRQIAFTSSRAGTPQIYIMDAEGTNVRRISFDGNWNDDAVFSPNGEYLAYTSLVGRRYQIRIYNLSTGESRVIAGAGSNEQPSWAPDSSSIVFMSDRSGRWQIYRIGLDERDPVPLTSQGTNSSPAWSP; from the coding sequence TTGAGAATACTGAGACTCGCGCTTTGCGGGGTTCTGCTGATGGCCTGGACCGGAGGAGCCGAGGCGCAGCGGACCGAGATCACGACCGAGCTGGAGGCCGACCGGGCATCACGAACCGTAAGACTGGCCATTCCTTTTCCTTCGCTCGGCGCCGGTGTCAGCCCGGACGAACTTCACGAGGACTTTTTCACGCCTCTCACAGCGGATCTCGCATTTTCGAGAATCATCACGATCGTTCCGCTCCCGCCCGGACGTGAGCGCGGATACGAAGTCGCTCGCGAGGCGGGGGCGCAGGCCCTGCTGCAGCTCGACGTGATCCGAACTGGCGGGACGTTTGCGGTGGAAGCACGGCTGCTCGACACAGCCAACGGAACGACACTTCTCGGCAAGCGCTACCGGGGGGAGCCGACCGCATTCCGTCTGATGGCTCATACGCTGGCCAACGACGTCGTCACCTATTTCAAGGGGCGCCCCGGCATCTTCCTGTCGCGTATCGCTTTCGTCTCGGATCGAACCGGGTCCAACGAGGTCTGGATCATGGACTATGACGGTTCGAACCAGCGACAGATCACGACCGAGCGCGCACTGACACTCACACCCGACTGGTCACCTGACGGAGAGCGGCTGGTCTATACATCCTTTAAACGAGGATACAGCGATCTCTACATCGCGCTGCGCCAGGGCGGGGGACGCGTGCGGATCCGGACGGGCGTCAATCTGAACACCTCCCCTGCGTTTTCGCCCGACGGTACGAAGATCGCGTTCGTCGGCGCGGTCGAGGGAAACGCCGACATCTACGTGATCAACGACGACGGCTCCGAGCTGAGAAGACTGACGACTGGTTCTTCGATCGAGTCGACACCGGCGTGGAGTCCAACCGGTCGCCAGATCGCGTTCACCTCTTCCCGCGCCGGAACACCGCAAATCTACATCATGGACGCCGAGGGGACCAACGTCAGGAGGATTTCATTCGACGGCAACTGGAACGACGACGCCGTCTTTTCGCCCAACGGCGAGTATCTGGCCTACACATCCCTGGTCGGGAGGCGCTACCAGATCCGTATCTACAACCTTTCGACCGGCGAGAGCCGAGTGATCGCGGGAGCAGGGTCCAATGAGCAACCGTCGTGGGCTCCCGACAGCTCATCGATCGTTTTCATGTCGGATCGCTCGGGTCGCTGGCAGATCTACAGGATCGGCCTCGACGAAAGAGATCCGGTTCCGCTCACTTCTCAGGGAACCAATTCTTCCCCGGCGTGGTCGCCATAA
- a CDS encoding calcium/sodium antiporter, whose protein sequence is MTFSVVAFFALGLALLVVGGDWLVRGSSRLSLAMGITPLVVGLTVVAFGTSAPELAVSMIASSQGQPDIAIGNILGSNISNILLIIGLSALIAPLVVSQQLIRLDAPIMIGATGLAWALGSNGRLSARNGYILVALLVVYTIFAIRKSRSETRKVREEYEKEFGTIPQEELRSPRSILMDILLIITGIALLVLGSRWLVGSATEVARYFGVSELTIGLTIVAIGTSLPELATSVVATLKGERDIAVGNVIGSNIFNILCVLGFTASIVPEGVAISSQALRFDFPVTLIVSVAALPILFSNFRIERWEGGLFVLSYAAYLTYLILDATSHPFIEMYAHILAWYVFPVVFVLIVIQTFLTVRGARVKKTD, encoded by the coding sequence GTGACATTTTCCGTCGTCGCCTTCTTCGCTCTGGGCCTCGCCCTCCTCGTTGTCGGCGGGGACTGGCTCGTGCGTGGCAGTTCCAGGCTGTCGCTTGCAATGGGCATCACCCCGCTGGTCGTCGGGCTTACGGTGGTGGCTTTCGGAACGAGTGCTCCGGAGCTCGCCGTCAGCATGATCGCTTCCTCTCAGGGGCAGCCGGATATCGCGATCGGCAACATTCTGGGAAGCAACATCTCCAACATTCTTCTGATCATCGGCCTCTCCGCGCTGATCGCCCCGCTTGTCGTGTCTCAACAGCTGATTCGGCTCGATGCGCCGATAATGATCGGCGCAACGGGTCTGGCCTGGGCGCTCGGAAGCAACGGCAGGCTTTCCGCGAGAAATGGGTACATTCTCGTGGCCCTGCTGGTCGTCTACACGATCTTCGCGATCCGAAAGAGCCGGAGCGAGACGCGGAAGGTTCGCGAGGAGTACGAGAAGGAGTTCGGGACGATTCCGCAGGAGGAGCTTCGATCACCGCGGTCGATCCTGATGGACATCCTGCTGATCATCACCGGGATCGCTCTGCTGGTTCTCGGATCGCGATGGCTCGTCGGTTCGGCCACCGAGGTCGCGCGATATTTCGGGGTGAGCGAGCTGACGATCGGGCTGACCATCGTGGCGATCGGAACATCTCTTCCCGAGCTGGCGACCTCTGTTGTCGCGACACTCAAAGGGGAACGGGACATCGCCGTGGGGAACGTCATCGGAAGCAACATTTTCAACATCCTGTGCGTGCTCGGCTTCACCGCCTCGATCGTTCCCGAAGGTGTCGCGATCTCGAGCCAGGCCCTCCGGTTCGACTTTCCTGTGACGCTGATTGTTTCCGTCGCCGCACTTCCCATTCTCTTCTCCAACTTCAGAATCGAGCGATGGGAGGGGGGGCTCTTCGTCCTGAGTTACGCTGCCTACCTCACCTATCTCATTCTCGATGCCACGAGTCACCCCTTCATCGAAATGTACGCTCACATCCTGGCGTGGTACGTCTTCCCCGTCGTTTTCGTTCTCATCGTGATTCAGACGTTTCTGACCGTTCGCGGGGCACGAGTGAAGAAGACCGACTGA
- the gatB gene encoding Asp-tRNA(Asn)/Glu-tRNA(Gln) amidotransferase subunit GatB, which yields MSEWELVVGLEVHARLQTRTKAFCSCENRFGAEPNSLVCPVCLGLPGALPVLSSEVVRLAARMALATRCTVHERSIFSRKNYFYPDLPKGYQITQFDRPIATGGELEIFFEGDTKRIGVTRIHIEEDAGKLIHDPRIAGDDSSLVDLNRSGVPLIEIVSEPDMRSSAEAVAYLSRIRQILMYTAVCDGNMEEGSLRCDANISVHRPGEPFGTRAEIKNLNSFRFLAKAIEFEKTRQISILEGGGSIHQETRLFDVQSGETRSMRSKEEAHDYRYFPEPDLLPLEITGAFIDEVSRSLPSLPGHRVDRYLKEWHLDRETAETLVADRALADFFESAVRQSQSAPVQIANWVRNDILGVLNEKGASIFDLAITPDSLAALVDLIEAGTISGKIAKDVFAEMVEKGGDPERIIDERGLSQISDEDQIRDVASRIIADHPGQVEAYRGGKTALLGFFIGQVMKKTGGRANPELARSILESLLTGE from the coding sequence ATGTCGGAATGGGAGCTGGTCGTCGGCCTCGAGGTGCACGCGAGGCTCCAGACGAGAACCAAGGCCTTCTGCTCCTGTGAGAACCGTTTCGGAGCGGAACCCAACTCGCTGGTCTGTCCGGTTTGTCTCGGCCTGCCGGGCGCGCTGCCGGTCCTCTCCTCGGAGGTCGTGCGCCTCGCAGCCCGGATGGCTCTCGCGACCCGATGCACCGTTCACGAGCGATCGATCTTCTCCCGCAAGAACTACTTCTACCCGGACCTTCCGAAGGGCTACCAGATTACACAGTTCGACCGGCCGATTGCGACGGGAGGGGAGCTCGAGATCTTCTTCGAGGGGGATACGAAACGAATCGGCGTAACCCGGATCCACATCGAGGAGGATGCCGGAAAGCTCATCCACGATCCTCGGATCGCCGGCGACGACTCGTCGCTCGTCGATCTGAACAGATCCGGAGTTCCCCTGATCGAGATCGTTTCGGAGCCGGATATGCGGAGCTCCGCCGAAGCAGTCGCCTATCTGAGCCGGATCCGGCAGATTCTGATGTACACCGCCGTGTGTGACGGAAATATGGAGGAGGGATCGCTCCGATGCGACGCGAACATTTCCGTTCATCGTCCGGGAGAACCGTTCGGCACGAGGGCCGAGATCAAGAATCTGAACTCGTTCCGATTTCTGGCGAAGGCGATCGAGTTCGAGAAAACCCGGCAGATATCGATTCTGGAGGGCGGCGGATCCATTCACCAGGAAACGAGGCTGTTCGACGTTCAATCAGGAGAGACGCGGTCGATGAGGTCGAAGGAGGAAGCGCATGATTACCGCTACTTCCCCGAGCCGGATCTTCTCCCTCTCGAAATCACCGGCGCGTTCATCGATGAGGTTTCGCGATCGCTGCCGTCGCTTCCCGGGCATCGCGTCGATCGGTACCTGAAGGAGTGGCACCTCGACCGCGAAACTGCCGAGACACTCGTGGCAGATCGCGCGCTCGCGGATTTCTTCGAATCGGCGGTCCGGCAATCGCAATCGGCCCCGGTCCAGATTGCAAACTGGGTCCGGAACGACATTCTCGGCGTGCTGAACGAAAAGGGGGCCAGCATCTTCGATCTCGCCATCACACCCGACTCGCTCGCGGCGCTGGTCGACCTGATCGAAGCCGGGACGATCAGCGGAAAGATCGCCAAGGATGTCTTTGCCGAAATGGTCGAGAAGGGGGGAGATCCCGAAAGGATCATCGACGAGCGCGGATTGTCCCAGATTTCCGACGAGGACCAGATCCGTGACGTCGCATCGCGGATCATCGCGGATCACCCGGGACAGGTCGAGGCGTATCGTGGAGGAAAGACGGCCCTGCTCGGGTTTTTCATCGGTCAGGTGATGAAGAAAACCGGCGGCCGGGCGAATCCCGAGCTCGCCCGGTCGATTCTCGAGTCGCTTCTCACCGGCGAGTGA
- a CDS encoding NADH-quinone oxidoreductase subunit D — translation MSTMTRLSSVPYTGPAPTNRNPYVPHNAEAFDRRGAEIRRTKGLEGLDQELGQDLPTFRVDRADIVGVLRTLHDDPSLQFILPLDLFGVDYPNRDGGERFDVVYQLYSFENNERVRLKVRTDEQTPVPSSYPVYRGFEWFEREAYDLYGIRFEGHPDLRRILTHEAFQGHALRKDYDPALRWILTEKDISRIVPKLAIEPEDTEFERVTLNLGPSHPATHGTLRIVVTLDGETIVGADTEIGYLHRCFEKMAETHTWQQVIPFTDRLNYMSAIINNVGYCMTVEKLLGIKAPERAEYILLVLSELMRIADHLVCIGTNMVDIGALTNFWYLFQPREEIYGLVEACCGARLLPSYTRIGGLAVDAPPDFIEKARRLVEMIPRYVGDAEKLLTKNRIFRERMEGTGVISKEDAINWGFTGPCLRASGVPHDIRKASPYLGYETYDFDIPVAYEGDNYARYLVRLEEIRQSLRILKQALDRGMPEGPVIVDDPYVALPPKEKVYNEMESLIYHFKLIMHGIQPPVGETYFQVEGGNGELGFYVVSDGTKNPYRVRVRPPCFAIYQAFRQMITGGQIADVIATLGTVNIIAGELDR, via the coding sequence ATGAGCACGATGACCCGGCTGAGCTCGGTCCCGTACACCGGACCTGCTCCAACCAATCGGAATCCGTACGTTCCCCACAACGCCGAAGCATTCGACCGGCGCGGCGCTGAGATTCGCCGGACGAAAGGGCTCGAGGGCCTCGACCAGGAGCTCGGGCAGGATCTGCCGACCTTCAGAGTCGACCGCGCGGACATTGTCGGAGTGCTTCGAACGCTTCACGACGATCCGTCGCTGCAGTTCATCCTCCCCCTCGACCTTTTCGGAGTCGACTACCCGAACCGGGATGGCGGCGAGCGCTTCGACGTCGTCTACCAGCTCTACTCGTTCGAGAACAACGAAAGAGTCAGGCTCAAGGTGCGCACGGACGAACAGACGCCGGTCCCATCGTCCTACCCGGTGTATCGGGGCTTCGAATGGTTCGAGCGGGAGGCGTACGACCTTTACGGCATCCGTTTCGAGGGTCATCCGGATCTCCGACGGATCCTCACCCACGAGGCGTTTCAGGGTCACGCCCTCCGGAAGGATTACGACCCGGCGCTCCGATGGATCCTCACCGAGAAGGACATCAGCCGGATCGTGCCGAAGCTCGCCATCGAGCCCGAAGACACGGAGTTCGAGCGTGTGACCCTCAACCTCGGCCCGTCGCATCCGGCCACCCACGGAACGCTTCGAATCGTGGTGACTCTCGACGGGGAAACGATCGTCGGCGCGGACACCGAGATCGGCTATCTCCATCGCTGTTTCGAGAAGATGGCGGAGACCCACACGTGGCAGCAGGTCATCCCCTTCACCGATCGGCTGAACTACATGTCGGCCATCATCAACAACGTCGGCTACTGCATGACGGTCGAGAAGCTCCTCGGAATCAAGGCTCCGGAAAGAGCCGAATACATTCTCCTCGTCCTCTCGGAGCTGATGCGCATCGCCGATCATCTCGTCTGCATCGGGACCAACATGGTCGACATCGGTGCGCTGACGAACTTCTGGTATCTGTTCCAGCCGCGCGAAGAGATTTACGGGCTGGTCGAGGCATGCTGCGGCGCACGTCTTCTCCCGTCCTACACTCGAATCGGGGGACTCGCCGTCGACGCACCACCCGACTTCATCGAGAAGGCCCGAAGGCTCGTCGAAATGATTCCCCGTTACGTCGGAGATGCCGAGAAACTTCTGACCAAGAACCGGATTTTCCGGGAGCGGATGGAAGGCACCGGCGTCATCTCGAAGGAGGACGCGATCAACTGGGGGTTCACCGGCCCATGCCTTCGCGCCTCTGGCGTTCCCCACGACATCCGCAAAGCCTCACCCTATCTCGGATACGAAACCTACGACTTCGACATTCCGGTCGCCTATGAGGGGGACAACTACGCGCGGTATCTCGTGCGTCTCGAAGAGATCCGCCAGTCGCTCAGGATTCTGAAACAGGCTCTCGATCGAGGCATGCCGGAGGGACCCGTCATCGTCGACGATCCGTATGTAGCTCTTCCTCCCAAGGAGAAGGTCTACAACGAGATGGAGTCGCTGATCTATCACTTCAAGCTGATCATGCACGGCATTCAGCCGCCGGTCGGCGAAACTTACTTCCAGGTCGAAGGCGGAAACGGCGAGCTCGGTTTCTATGTTGTTTCGGACGGAACGAAAAATCCGTATCGCGTCCGCGTTCGACCGCCGTGCTTTGCAATCTATCAGGCGTTTCGCCAGATGATCACCGGCGGCCAGATCGCCGACGTCATCGCCACACTCGGTACCGTCAACATCATCGCGGGCGAGCTCGACCGCTGA
- a CDS encoding PilZ domain-containing protein — MAKRFPLEPPLRATFDTDTVDVLDLSYSGLRIRGCRAVRIGEKVPVRVDLENGSISVIAKVVWSHLVNERNAEGQPLFRSGLRVAEGMESMRAGVERLRSNGGLDPERDDARIDPDHVLMIRQAQLFLESKAVQGGFAGSEGSSGADDVQAIHRFLQEIVSEETIAYVLEHDRDL, encoded by the coding sequence GTGGCGAAGAGATTCCCCTTGGAGCCTCCACTTCGCGCGACGTTCGACACCGACACGGTCGATGTGCTCGATTTGTCGTACTCGGGACTCAGAATCCGGGGCTGCCGAGCGGTCCGGATCGGAGAAAAGGTGCCGGTGCGAGTCGATCTCGAAAATGGATCGATTTCCGTGATCGCGAAGGTCGTCTGGAGTCATCTCGTCAACGAGCGCAATGCTGAGGGCCAGCCGCTTTTCAGAAGCGGCCTGCGCGTGGCCGAGGGGATGGAGTCGATGCGAGCCGGTGTCGAGCGCCTCAGGTCGAATGGCGGCCTCGATCCGGAACGCGACGATGCCAGGATCGACCCCGATCATGTTCTGATGATCAGACAGGCACAGCTCTTTCTCGAATCGAAAGCCGTGCAGGGCGGCTTCGCGGGAAGTGAAGGATCGTCCGGGGCCGACGACGTCCAAGCGATCCACCGATTCCTTCAGGAGATCGTGTCGGAAGAAACGATCGCCTACGTCCTCGAGCACGACCGCGACCTCTGA
- a CDS encoding MotA/TolQ/ExbB proton channel family protein — MLLVHLRFTRAARASKRFLREFRQSKRLIDVQSAAQRWPASPLSGVFRAGYAEIEMLMAGSEKTRLPTLVPVERSLHRAVRVETSRLSKYLSFLATTASATPFIGLFGTVWGIMGAFGAIGAMKTASIVAVAPGISEALVNTAAGLLAAIPALIGYNHFVNRVRELRTRMEDFTLEFLNLTQRNFM, encoded by the coding sequence ATGCTTCTGGTTCACCTTCGCTTCACTCGCGCTGCACGGGCCTCGAAACGATTTCTGAGAGAGTTCCGCCAGAGCAAGCGCCTGATCGACGTTCAGTCCGCCGCACAGCGCTGGCCGGCCTCGCCACTCTCCGGCGTTTTTCGCGCCGGCTACGCGGAGATCGAGATGCTGATGGCTGGCAGCGAGAAGACGCGACTGCCGACGCTGGTCCCGGTCGAGCGTTCGCTCCACCGCGCCGTTCGAGTCGAAACCAGCCGCCTCTCCAAATACCTCTCCTTTCTCGCGACGACCGCCTCGGCGACCCCTTTCATCGGTTTATTCGGGACGGTCTGGGGAATCATGGGGGCGTTCGGAGCCATCGGCGCAATGAAGACTGCCTCGATCGTTGCCGTGGCACCCGGCATCAGCGAGGCGCTCGTGAACACCGCTGCAGGTCTGCTCGCGGCGATTCCAGCCCTGATCGGCTACAACCACTTCGTCAACCGTGTGCGAGAGCTGAGAACGCGCATGGAGGACTTCACACTCGAGTTTCTGAATCTGACTCAACGGAACTTCATGTAA
- a CDS encoding AI-2E family transporter produces MPDRELARKTLVVSMVVLGVASGGLLAWKASSIILILFAGILLAIFLRSIADAVHSAMPLPRHWAVLLTTVVLIAGTALAIWLMAPRASEQARELSSALPDAVDDLKNQLPGDETISKVIGQYERELVMEPEEIGRYVRSSIAVLTGVLVFGFVGFYLAFTPRIYEEGLLWLVPPSARGRTEEVLLACRSTLAWWLVGRFGSMAIVGAATWLGLFILGVPLALVLGIIAALFSFVPYIGPLLSAIPAILLGLAESPRTGLLVAVLYLVIQLLESYLLTPLIERRTVWLPPAMTILAQMLMGLLFGALGVIVATPLLAVIVVLVKMLLIEDRYHERVEVSRAG; encoded by the coding sequence ATGCCTGATCGAGAGCTCGCCCGCAAAACGCTGGTCGTTTCGATGGTTGTTCTCGGCGTGGCCTCGGGAGGTCTCCTCGCGTGGAAGGCCTCATCGATCATTCTGATCCTTTTCGCCGGGATCCTGCTGGCGATCTTTCTCCGCTCGATTGCCGACGCGGTTCACTCGGCCATGCCTCTGCCGAGGCATTGGGCTGTGCTCCTCACGACAGTTGTTCTGATCGCCGGGACCGCGTTGGCCATCTGGCTGATGGCGCCGCGCGCATCGGAGCAGGCGAGGGAGTTGTCGAGTGCCCTTCCGGACGCCGTCGACGATCTGAAGAACCAGTTACCGGGGGATGAGACGATCTCGAAAGTAATCGGACAATACGAGCGGGAGCTGGTCATGGAGCCCGAAGAGATCGGCAGGTACGTGCGATCCTCAATTGCGGTTTTGACGGGCGTTCTGGTTTTCGGCTTTGTCGGTTTCTATCTCGCTTTCACTCCGCGCATTTACGAGGAGGGGCTCCTGTGGCTCGTTCCACCGTCGGCTCGTGGGCGTACTGAAGAGGTTCTGCTGGCGTGCCGGAGTACGCTCGCCTGGTGGCTGGTCGGGCGGTTCGGGTCGATGGCGATCGTTGGGGCGGCAACGTGGCTCGGGCTATTCATCCTGGGAGTGCCGCTGGCGCTGGTTCTGGGGATCATCGCCGCACTCTTCTCGTTCGTGCCATACATCGGGCCGCTGCTCTCGGCGATTCCGGCGATTCTTCTCGGGCTCGCCGAGTCGCCGCGAACCGGGCTCCTCGTCGCTGTGCTCTATCTGGTGATTCAGCTACTCGAGAGCTACCTCCTGACCCCGCTCATCGAAAGGCGGACTGTCTGGCTGCCTCCGGCGATGACGATCCTCGCGCAGATGCTGATGGGACTGTTGTTCGGGGCACTCGGAGTCATCGTCGCGACTCCGCTTCTTGCGGTCATCGTCGTACTCGTGAAGATGCTCCTGATCGAGGACCGCTACCACGAACGCGTCGAAGTTTCCAGGGCTGGTTGA
- a CDS encoding ExbD/TolR family protein has protein sequence MAIRFQQEDELGSLSEINVTPLVDVMLVLLIIFMITVPMMTQGLEVELPRAEGESFESAEEETATISIGRDGTVWFNETRVGRVDIGIPLETMLRGEEVESALVRADQGVPYGRVVEVLDVMSRAGVRDVGMLTETWTLDTDQP, from the coding sequence ATGGCAATACGATTCCAACAGGAAGACGAGCTCGGCAGTCTGTCGGAGATCAACGTCACTCCGCTGGTTGACGTCATGCTGGTTCTGCTGATCATCTTCATGATCACCGTACCGATGATGACCCAGGGCCTCGAGGTCGAGCTTCCCCGCGCCGAGGGAGAGAGTTTCGAGTCCGCCGAGGAGGAAACGGCAACGATCTCGATCGGGCGCGACGGAACAGTCTGGTTCAATGAGACGAGGGTAGGCCGCGTCGACATCGGCATCCCCCTCGAGACGATGCTGCGAGGAGAGGAAGTGGAAAGTGCACTGGTCCGGGCAGATCAGGGCGTCCCCTACGGACGGGTCGTCGAGGTTCTCGACGTGATGAGCCGGGCCGGTGTCCGAGACGTCGGAATGCTGACCGAGACCTGGACATTGGACACCGATCAGCCATGA